The genomic DNA ATGCGGTGATTCCGGCCAGCCGCGGCGGGAAGATAAAGACGCTGGCGCAGGGCACCGCGGCCGGCATGTACGTTCTGGTGCTGACCGGTCCGCTGGCGACGATGCGCTTCTGGGTGATGATGGCCGCCGTCGTGCTGACGGTCGCCACCGGGCTGGACTACGTGCGCCAGGCCGTCGTCCTGCGCCGCAGGGGCCTCGCCACCGAGCGTGCGGCCGCCGGGCACGCCGGTGTGGCCGGCGGGTCTCATGTGGCCGGCGGTGCTGATATCGCGAGCGGTTCCGACGTCGTGGGTGCGACGGGGGATGCTCGTACCACCGCTGATGCCCGTGGTGCCGCGGAGGCCGAGCGGTGACAGCGGCGGCCCTGGTGCTGCGGAGGCTCGTGGAGCGCGGGGAGACGCTCGCCGTCGCCGAATCGCTGACCGGCGGGCTGGTCGCGGCCGAGCTGACCTCCGTCCCCGGTGCCTCGCAGTCCTTCCGGGGCTCGGTGACGGCGTACGCCACACCCCTGAAGCGGGACGTGCTCGGCGTCGACGGGACCCTTCTGGCGGAGCGCGGCGCGGTCGATCCCGAGGTCGCACGGGGGATGGCGGCCGGGGTGCGACGGGTCCTGGGCGCGGACTGGGGCATCGCGACCACCGGTGTCGCGGGCCCCGAACCGCAGGACGGGAAGCCTGTCGGAACGGTCCATGTCGCGGTTTCGGGACCCTGCGGCACCGAGAAAGTCGCCTCGCTGCGGTTGAACGGCGAACGGGCGGACATCCGTAGAGAGACTGTACGGAGCGTGCTCAAGCTGCTCGTGAGCGAACTCGGTGAAAATGTGAGGGCACAGGATACGGAACAGAACGGGGAGAATTGATGTTTGCAGCCCTGAGTGAACACGACATCGCTCCCCGCACGGCCGCAGCACAAGGCGGTACGGTAGGGCGTGAAGGATGCGGCTACGCGGTCCGAGGAGGGAGCCACCGATGATTCTGCTCCGTCGCCTGCTTGGTGACGTGCTGCGTCGGCAGCGCCAGCGCCAAGGCCGTACTCTGCGCGAAGTCTCCTCGTCCGCCCGGGTCTCGCTCGGTTATCTCTCCGAGGTGGAGCGGGGGCAGAAGGAGGCATCCTCCGAGCTGCTCTCCGCGATTTGCGACGCGCTTGACGTACGGATGTCCGAGCTCATGCGTGAAGTGAGCGACGAACTTTCCCTGGCTGAACTGGCCGAGTCGGCGGCAGCCAGCGATCCGGTACCTGTGCCGGTACGCCCAAGGCTCAATTCCGTCTCCGTGTCTTCGGTGGCAGCTGTGCCGACGGGACGGGTGACCATCAAGGCGCCCGCAGAAGCGGTCGCCGCTGCCTGATCGGCGCGGTTCGGTGTGATCGGGAGCCCCGGTCGATCCCTTGGAGGGGTTGTCCGGGGCTTTTGCGTGCGCGGGTGGCGCCGGGTCCTCGGCGCCGGTTCCTGGCCGCCCGGTCTTCGTCTGCCTGTCTCCCGCGCCCGGCCCGCTCTCTCCCGCGCCCGGCCCGCTTCCTTCCCCGTCCGGCCTGCTCCCTTCCCCGTCCGGCCTGCTCCCTTCCGTGTCCGGCCCGCTTCCTTCCGTGTCCGGACGCCCGTTCCAGGCGTCCGGACGCCTGTCCTCCGGCTGTTTGCTCTGGATGCAGCGGGGGCGGTGCCAGGGGAAACTGCCGGGAAGGGTCCCGATCACCGGGGCCGCGTCCGAACGGTGTGCCGGTATCGGGAGCGCGAGTGCCCGTAGCCCGTGCCGTGCGCGCCGGTACTGCACCGGTGCGCCCTCCCCTCGGGTGCGCGAGCCGGTCTAGCGTCGGCCGGAGGAGGCAGCCATGGTGCGGCGATGGGTGCCGGCGCTGGTCCTCGGTGGGCTGTGGTGGTGGGCGGTGCTACGGCTGGCGCTGGAACCGGAGCACGCCGGTGTGGTGGAGGGCGCGGTCGCGGCGGGCGGGTGGGGGCTGAGCCTGCTGCCCGTCCATGCGGCGGCGTCGGTACGGCCGCCGAGGGCGCTGACCGGAGCGGGGCGTACCGGGCGGCGGCCGGCTACCAGGGCATGGCGACGCCGCCGTTCGGGCGGAGAATCTGACCGGTCATGAAGGCCGACGCGTCCGATGCGAGGTGCAGCACCGTGTGCGCGACGTCCTCGGGCTCACCGACCCGTCCGAGCGGCGAGACCCGCACCATCATGGCCTCTGCCCGATGCTGCTGCTCCGCGTCGTGGCGGTCGGTCATCGGCGTGCGGATCCAGCCGGGGGCGACGGCATTCACGCGAATGGAGTGCGGGCCGAGTTCCGTGGCGAGGGTCTTCGTCAGCTGGACGACGGCGGCCTTCGCGGCGCTGTAGCAGAGCAGGCCCGGACTCGCGGCGTCCACCGCGCCCGATGCCATGGTGATCAGCGACCCGGGGGCGGAGCGGGCGATCATGCCGCGGGCCACCTCCTGGCAGGCGTACAGCACCCCCTTGAAGTTGACCGACAGGACCCGGTCGAGATCTTCGTCGGCCGTCTCCAGAACGCTGCTCGTATGCATGATTCCGGCGACGGCGACCAGGATGTCGAGGTCTCCGGCTTCGGCCACGGCTCGCTCGACCTGGCCACGGTCCGTCACATCGAGCGGGTGGGCGATGGCCGTACCGCCGGAACCGGCGATCAGCCCGCAGGTCTCCGACAGGCCCTTCTCGTCGCGGTCCGCGCAGTGGACCGTGGCCCCTGCCTCGGCGAGCAGGGCCGCACTGGCCCGGCCGATGCCGCCGGCGGCTCCGGTGACGAACGCGGACCGGCCGGTGAGGTCGTACGCGGAGAGGGGCATGACCGGACCGTACGACTGGATCTGACGGTACGTCAACTATGGTGTGGGGCCTGATTGGCAGCGCGGACACCAGTAGGTGGGGCGGCTGTCCTGCTCGGTGGCGCGGATCGGTGTGCCGCAGCGCAGACAGGGGCGCCGGGCGCGGCCGTAGACGTAGAGGCGGTCGGGGGACCGCGTACGGGCGGGGCCCGCGCCGGGGACGAGGCCGGTGGTGGTCCGCGTCGGGCGGTCACGGTTGGCTTCGAGGAGCCTTTTCGCGGTGGCCACCAGGCGGGCGAGGGTCGTGGGCGGAAGATCGCCCACGGCGAGCCAGGGGGTGGCTCGGGCCAGGAAGCAGAGCTCGCACTTGTAGACGTTGCCGATACCGGCCAGATTGCGCTGGTCCAGAAGCGCTTCGCCGAGGGGGCGGCCGGGGGTGGTGAGCAGGTTGCGCAGGGCGGTTCCGGGGTCCCAGTCGGGGCCCAGCAGATCCGGTCCGAGATGGCCCACGACCCTGTCCTCGTCCTGGGTACGGAGGAGTTCGAGCACGGGGAGCCGGTAGCCGACCGCGGTGTGCTCGGTGTTGGCCAGCACGGCGCGGATCTGATGGGTGGGGCCGCCGCGCCAGCGCTCGCCCGGGTCGTAGACGCGCCAGGCGCCGTCCATCCGCAGATGGCTGTGGAGGGTGAGGCCGTCGTCGAGGCGCGTGAGCAGATGCTTGCCGCGCGCGGTGACATCGGCCACGGTGCGGCCGGTGAGATCGGCGGTGGCGAACCTGGGTACGCGCAGGTCGGCATAGGTCAGGGCCCGGCCTGCGAGCGCTGCGTGCAGCCGCTCGGCGGTCCGCAGCACGGTGTCTCCTTCGGGCATGCCTCCATGATGCGCGGTGCGGATGGCGGGTGCCGGGAGATACGGAGGGTGCGGGGACGCCCTTCGACGGCTCAGGCGCGCAGACGCAGGCCTCTCGGGGTGGCGAGGAATCCGGCGGCTTCCAGCGTGCGGCCCAGCGGCGAGGTGAGGGAGGACGCCCCATTGGTGCGCTCCACCGTGACGGTGCCGAGCGCGCCCGCGCCGGCCGCCGCGGCCAGTGCCTGGGCCGCCGCTCTCAGCGCCGGGGACTCGGGGTCGGACGGCCAGGCCAGCAGCGTCTTCCCACCGCGCTCCATGTACAGCGTCAGCTCGCCGTCGACGAGGACGACCAGGGCCCCTGCCTTGCGGCCCGGTTTGTGACCGGCTCCGTCGGGGGACTCC from Streptomyces sp. NBC_00654 includes the following:
- a CDS encoding CinA family protein — encoded protein: MTAAALVLRRLVERGETLAVAESLTGGLVAAELTSVPGASQSFRGSVTAYATPLKRDVLGVDGTLLAERGAVDPEVARGMAAGVRRVLGADWGIATTGVAGPEPQDGKPVGTVHVAVSGPCGTEKVASLRLNGERADIRRETVRSVLKLLVSELGENVRAQDTEQNGEN
- a CDS encoding SDR family NAD(P)-dependent oxidoreductase, which encodes MPLSAYDLTGRSAFVTGAAGGIGRASAALLAEAGATVHCADRDEKGLSETCGLIAGSGGTAIAHPLDVTDRGQVERAVAEAGDLDILVAVAGIMHTSSVLETADEDLDRVLSVNFKGVLYACQEVARGMIARSAPGSLITMASGAVDAASPGLLCYSAAKAAVVQLTKTLATELGPHSIRVNAVAPGWIRTPMTDRHDAEQQHRAEAMMVRVSPLGRVGEPEDVAHTVLHLASDASAFMTGQILRPNGGVAMPW
- a CDS encoding helix-turn-helix domain-containing protein, which codes for MILLRRLLGDVLRRQRQRQGRTLREVSSSARVSLGYLSEVERGQKEASSELLSAICDALDVRMSELMREVSDELSLAELAESAAASDPVPVPVRPRLNSVSVSSVAAVPTGRVTIKAPAEAVAAA
- a CDS encoding Fpg/Nei family DNA glycosylase, translated to MPEGDTVLRTAERLHAALAGRALTYADLRVPRFATADLTGRTVADVTARGKHLLTRLDDGLTLHSHLRMDGAWRVYDPGERWRGGPTHQIRAVLANTEHTAVGYRLPVLELLRTQDEDRVVGHLGPDLLGPDWDPGTALRNLLTTPGRPLGEALLDQRNLAGIGNVYKCELCFLARATPWLAVGDLPPTTLARLVATAKRLLEANRDRPTRTTTGLVPGAGPARTRSPDRLYVYGRARRPCLRCGTPIRATEQDSRPTYWCPRCQSGPTP